tctctaacatccaccacctctgtgatgtcgtcatggaggagtggaagaggactccagtggcaacctgtgaagctctggtgaactccatgcccaagagggttaaggcagtgttggaaaataatggtggccacacaaaatattgacactttgggaccaatttggacattttcacttaggggtgtactcacttttgttgccagcggtttagacattaatggctgtgtgttgagttgttttgaggggacagcaatgttatataagctgtacactcactactttacattgtagcaaagtgtcatttcttcagtgttgtcacacgaaaagatataatcaaatatttacaaaaatgtgaggggtttactcacttttgtgagatactgtatatacagaagTACCTTTATTTTGAGACAGACTCTATTCTGCAGGCTCTGGCTGTTATAGGTTTTACACCTCCAGATGAAGTCAATACTGCTCAGaaatattcactcactcactttcattaagcactttattctggtcagggttgcagtgtaTCCAGGACCTATTCCAGGACCACACCTGGGCTGGTCCAACATaggtcaccatgcacacacacattcacagactcattcacacattctgcCAGTTTATCTTAGCCAATCAGTGGTAATTATTTGCACTATCTAATGGCTTTTCTTTGTTCTCTTTGCATCCAAATGGCTAGGCACATTAATCTCAGCCTTTACTGTGCTATGCGGTGCCAGGACGGATCTGCCGGATAAACACGTGTGCTGCGTGTTTTGGCTCAACATTGCTGCAGCCTTCATCCAGATCATCACTGCTGTGGTCATGGTGGGCTGGATCATGAGCATATTCTGGGGCATGGACATGGTTATCCTTGCAAGTGAGCATCATACATAGCCACACACTATATCTCAAACGGGGAGACTCTGTCTTATGCTAGACCAGATATAAACTCTTTAGTCTTTTGTAAATTGATAGACTCAGAAGCAGAACCGACAGAGCATGGTGaagaaaaaggtgtgaaaatGGATGAAGAAAAGTGCCCAACATACCTGACATAGATTTAAacttttcttaattattgtgCTCAAGGTTATGATGGTTGGTAAGGATCAAGAAGGGGTGTTCTGCACCTTCGAGCCAGTGTTTCCAGTCTTCCAGAGCTACCTCAATGGCCAGTAGTTTACGGTTCTCCACATTATTGTTATATTCTGTTGGGTTAAGCTTTCCTGTGTAGAAGGCACATGGGTGTAACTTTGATGGGGTTCCCATTGTGTTGTGAGAGGATCAGTCCTGTGCTGCTCTTTGAGGCATCCCCCTCAACTACAAACTGCATGGAAGCATTGGTGAGTCAACCCTTGCATGTTTGGAAGACCGCTCATGTAACTTAAGTCCCTTTTGCTTCCTCTTGCAGTGAGGTGAACCCTAGGAATCATTCTAGTTACCGTACCTCTTGTGGCCAAGAGGTTACTACTACACTCTTTGTCTTGTCCATTTTCACACCCTAGGATAATCTAGGATACCCTAGGATAATCCATTGATAATCTATCCAAGAAAGGCTATGGTAGGTTTGTGGAACATTTCTCAAGCTTTACACTCAgagcgtttacatggacaacaataatccattattaacctgattaagacaatactgtgattaagaaactaccatgtaaacagcaatttttaattaccttaatctgattaaggtcatactcgaagtaagcactaatcgaattaagacatgtggagtactcctgttttaatcgcattatcgacatgtattacagacatgtaaacaccttaatcacattattaacgtcgtgtgagagttttcaccgcattttgcgacaggacacgatcacacacggtaGTACTCAACATTttatggcgaacaagagagtacggctgcgtcccaaaccgcatacttgcctactataggcctgtagtggggaaaaatacatgtatctcggctactatatagatggtaagtacgcggtttgggacgcagcccacggcttcaagcagttgtctatttgcacgtacagcatgataaataattaactgcactcaAAGcgtaaaaaaaatagaaacacgcaaaactgtatacggtaccataacgaagatgaactgtatgttgatacgtgaaattctggagggacgtcggacggcatggcgcggtgacgtaatgacgtgtgccgttaatctaattatgttctataacatgtaaaacgggtacatgaaagagtattctaaaagcgactcatgtaaacaccttaatcacattattatcttactcagagtaaggtcaataattagattactgctgtccatgtaaacgtagtcatttaGCCAGTTCTCTACTAGCTTCTGCTCACGTGTTCCTACTCTACTGAAGAAGAATATACAAGAATGTTTTCTATATACACAATAACAGTTCTTAACTTATGAAGGCCTTGGAACACTGAGAGGGTATTGAGACGTCCATAAGGAATGCCCTGGTATTCTTAGTGGCTGGACAATAATATAGGCAGTCTTTCTCTCACCCATAAATACTGGTAAGACAGATTATAAGATCTCATTACACCCTTAGCCTTTAGTTGTTATGAGATGTCACTGCATATCCTGTAGcaatctagttttttttttttttacctgctgTGGAATACTTTTTTAGTTGCTCATATGCTAGAGTAAAATGATGTTTTAAGCCACTTCTACACCATACAGCATCTCTGCTATCTTAATGTGCATATTTGTAGTCCTATGAACAGTGACGATAGCTACTTTTTGACTTTAGAGATCAGATAGAGATCACTGTCATAACTGCTTTATGTGAACAGTCAAGAgaacatttttctatttttgttgttttaaaaacagttaTTCTTTCAAACCCACTGTAAATATAGCTTCTGTTTCCCTTCCGTTTTGTAAACATAGTGTTGGACTGCATAATTTTGAAAGTCATTGCTATATTTGTATGTTGTCAAAAAAATTAACAGttattttcctatttattttcCATGCTACCCTGCCTCAAACAAAAGTCTCTGAAGGTAGGTTCAATGCATGGCCTTTGTTCTACTTCCTTAAACAGAATAGTTGGACAATATTGCTTAAAAAGTTCCATGTAATATCGCACTTGTTCATTTATGCTGCACTTACTTTATGTTGTTAAATGGTTGAGTTGGTGCTTTGATGAAGGTCTGATTACATCTTAGCTTGGCCAGCCACTCAACCTACTTTGCCATACAGACTGTTAGCCATGTCGCTCttgttctgtttatttcagtCTGCTAGGTAATGTGCCTCCCACCTCCATCCATCTGTCAGCTTTTTACCAGGCAATTTGAGCTGACTTTTGTCTGCTGAATGCCAGC
This genomic interval from Ictalurus furcatus strain D&B chromosome 2, Billie_1.0, whole genome shotgun sequence contains the following:
- the stum gene encoding protein stum homolog isoform X1 — its product is MDRKETEVDEKGVSSSTSGVVVQVREKKGPLRAAIPYMPFPVAVICLFLNTFVPGLGTLISAFTVLCGARTDLPDKHVCCVFWLNIAAAFIQIITAVVMVGWIMSIFWGMDMVILAISEGRFNAWPLFYFLKQNSWTILLKKFHVISHLFIYAALTLCC
- the stum gene encoding protein stum homolog isoform X3, with product MDRKETEVDEKGVSSSTSGVVVQVREKKGPLRAAIPYMPFPVAVICLFLNTFVPGLGTLISAFTVLCGARTDLPDKHVCCVFWLNIAAAFIQIITAVVMVGWIMSIFWGMDMVILASLGTLRGY